A genome region from Natranaeroarchaeum sulfidigenes includes the following:
- the trpD gene encoding anthranilate phosphoribosyltransferase, with protein MQDYIERVTEGEDLTQAEARQAASAVFEDATEAQIGALLTALRAKGETETEIAGFAEGMRDAARTITPDRTPLVDTCGTGGDDYDTINVSTTSAIVASGAGVPVAKHGNYSVSSNSGSADVLEEVGVDVEAEPSAVEGAIETDGIGFMLAPVFHPAMKAVIGPRKELGMRTVFNVLGPLTNPAGADAQIVGVYDPDLVPVLARALAQMDVERALVVHGAGMDEITVHDETTVAEVSGDEITEYTLTPADLGLDVHPIEAVSGGTPSENATDMRGIVEGDVDGAKRDIILANAGAAIYIAGEADSLEAGVDAAREAITSGAAADKLEQLRTGV; from the coding sequence ATGCAAGATTATATCGAACGCGTGACCGAGGGCGAGGACCTGACACAGGCAGAGGCACGGCAGGCCGCAAGCGCCGTGTTCGAGGATGCCACAGAGGCACAGATCGGGGCGCTGCTGACCGCGCTCCGGGCGAAAGGCGAGACCGAGACCGAGATCGCGGGCTTCGCTGAGGGGATGCGCGACGCCGCGCGGACGATCACGCCTGACCGGACGCCGCTGGTCGACACCTGCGGCACGGGCGGCGACGACTACGACACGATCAACGTCTCGACGACGAGCGCAATCGTCGCCAGCGGGGCGGGCGTTCCCGTCGCCAAGCACGGCAATTACTCGGTCTCCTCGAACTCGGGCAGTGCGGACGTGTTAGAGGAGGTCGGCGTCGACGTCGAGGCCGAGCCCTCGGCGGTCGAGGGGGCCATCGAGACCGACGGGATCGGCTTCATGCTCGCGCCGGTGTTCCACCCGGCGATGAAGGCCGTGATCGGTCCGCGCAAGGAACTCGGGATGCGAACGGTCTTCAACGTGCTCGGGCCGCTGACGAATCCGGCCGGAGCGGACGCACAGATCGTCGGGGTCTACGATCCCGACCTCGTACCGGTACTCGCCCGGGCGCTCGCGCAGATGGATGTCGAGCGCGCGCTCGTCGTCCATGGCGCGGGGATGGACGAGATCACGGTTCACGACGAGACGACCGTCGCGGAGGTTTCCGGCGACGAGATCACGGAGTACACGCTGACGCCCGCCGATCTCGGACTGGACGTCCATCCGATCGAGGCCGTCTCGGGCGGCACGCCGAGCGAGAACGCCACCGACATGCGCGGGATAGTCGAGGGCGATGTCGATGGAGCGAAACGCGATATCATCCTCGCGAACGCGGGCGCAGCGATCTACATCGCAGGCGAGGCCGATTCGCTCGAAGCCGGTGTCGATGCCGCTCGCGAGGCGATCACCTCCGGTGCGGCCGCCGACAAACTCGAACAGCTACGGACGGGCGTATGA